Proteins encoded by one window of Rutidosis leptorrhynchoides isolate AG116_Rl617_1_P2 chromosome 7, CSIRO_AGI_Rlap_v1, whole genome shotgun sequence:
- the LOC139857736 gene encoding arabinosyltransferase RRA3-like has translation MAGHVGRRSTNTSQSGRGSRIIVAILIGILLGCIFALLYPNGLFNSNSNSTSHFNPRRLVKTKPQFGSTLCESTERVNMLKSDISDLSNINDELKMQVKDLTEKLRAVEQKNGQAKQQVIVTGELQKAGPFGTFKGIKTNPTVLPDDSVNPRLAKILEKIAVNKEVIVALANSNVKAMLEVSVSSIKKAGIPNYLVVALDEEIVDFCKENDVSYYMRDPDDVIDSVAKTGGNHAVSGLKFRILREFLQLGYSVLLSDVDIVYIQNPFDHIYRDSDVESMSDGHDNNTAYGYNDVFDEPGMGWARYAHTMRIWVYNSGFFYLRPTLPAIELLDRVADRLSHPPPAWDQAVFNEELFFPSHPGYIGLYASKRTMDRYLFMNSKALFKEVRKDDNLKKLKPVIVHINYHPDKLPRMKAVFEFYFNGQQDALDPFPDGSG, from the exons ATGGCAGGTCATGTTGGTCGTAGATCCACCAATACATCTCAATCGGGTCGTGGATCTCGGATCATCGTTGCAATTCTCATCGGAATTTTACTCGGTTGTATCTTCGCATTATTATACCCTAATGGTCTCttcaattcaaattcaaattcaaccTCTCATTTCAACCCTCGCCGTCTTGTTAAAACAAAGCCTCAG TTCGGATCTACGTTATGTGAATCCACAGAGCGAGTTAACATGTTGAAGTCTGACATTTCTGATTTATCAAACATAAATGACGAACTAAAGATGCAAGTCAAAGATTTAACTGAAAAGTTACGCGCAGTTGAACAGAAAAACGGTCAAGCTAAGCAACAAGTTATAGTAACAGGGGAGTTGCAAAAAGCTGGACCGTTTGGTACCTTCAAGGGTATAAAAACTAACCCTACTGTTCTTCCAGATGACTCAGTTAACCCTAGACTTGCCAAAATCTTGGAAAAAATTGCTGTCAATAAAGAAGTTATCGTTGCACTTGCAAATTCAAACGTAAAAGCCATGTTAGAAGTATCAGTCTCCAGTATTAAAAAGGCAGGGATACCGAATTATCTTGTTGTTGCGTTAGATGAAGAAATTGTTGATTTTTGCAAAGAAAATGACGTGTCGTACTACATGAGAGACCCAGATGATGTCATCGATTCTGTTGCTAAGACCGGAGGTAATCATGCTGTCTCGGGGCTAAAATTCAGAATCTTGAGGGAGTTTTTGCAGTTGGGTTACAGCGTTTTGCTATCCGATGTTGATATTGTGTACATACAGAACCCGTTTGATCATATATATCGGGATTCAGATGTGGAATCTATGTCTGATGGACATGATAACAATACTGCTTATGGGTACAACGATGTATTCGATGAACCTGGTATGGGTTGGGCTCGATATGCTCACACAATGCGAATATGGGTTTATAATTCCGGGTTCTTTTATTTGAGACCAACTTTACCTGCAATTGAGCTTTTAGATCGTGTGGCTGATAGGCTATCGCATCCGCCACCAGCTTGGGATCAGGCGGTTTTTAACGAAGAACTGTTTTTTCCTTCGCACCCTGGTTATATTGGTCTTTATGCTTCTAAAAGAACTATGGATCGGTATCTTTTTATGAACAGTAAGGCTCTTTTTAAGGAAGTTAGAAAAGATGATAATTTGAAGAAATTAAAGCCTGTGATTGTTCATATCAATTACCATCCTGATAAATTACCCAGAATGAAAGCAGTTTTCGAATTCTATTTCAACGGCCAGCAAGATGCGCTTGACCCGTTTCCTGATGGTTCTGGTTAA
- the LOC139859360 gene encoding uncharacterized protein: MAYSSFDDEYTMLALEMLEADQSDEGDSSNVRLTRRYIRRDHHEAHERLIRDYFAERPKYSEVEFKRRFRMRRRVFNRIMEGILNFSANRLPEYFEWFHVKPDCRGELGISTHLKIMAALRQLAYGYAPDALDEYLQMSERVARESLQIFPTREDMERLYEVHEEKHDFPGMLCSIDCMHWVWGKCPVAWQGQFKRGDHSHPTIMLEAVASYDNWIWHAYFGVAGSNNDINVLNTSPLFESRLNDNFPDIPYVINGVEYKRGYYLADEIYPQWASFVKAYSSVADPKSKYFSRKQSKAIQRIMYACIIMHNMIVEDNRFNISENNWVYEPVQSMQNTWYDRCEEYKARTKELHDREVHEHLRDDLVEHVWAIRAQEEEEEAEDEGEE; this comes from the exons ATGGCCTATTCATCTTTCGACGATGAGTATACGATGCTTGCACTCGAAATGTTAGAGGCCGATCAAAGTGACGAGGGAGATAGTTCTAATGTTCGTTTAACGCGACGCTATATCAGACGTGATCACCATGAAGCACATGAACGCCTCATAAGAGACTATTTTGCTGAACGTCCGAAGTATAGCGAAGTGGAGTTCAAACGTCGATTTCGAATGAGGAGACGTGTATTCAACCGAATTATGGAAGGTATATTAAATTTTTCTGCAAATCGTTTACCTGAATATTTTGAATGGTTTCATGTTAAACCTGATTGCCGTGGCGAGTTAGGCATTAGTACACATTTAAAAATAATGGCGGCACTTCGTCAGTTGGCATACGGTTATGCACCGGATGCGTTAGACGAGTATTTACAAATGTCGGAACGTGTAGCTCGTGAAAGTTTACAGATTTTT CCTACTCGTGAGGACATGGAACGTTTATACGAGGTTCATGAGGAAAAGCATGACTTTCCAGGCATGCTATGTAGtatagattgtatgcattgggtTTGGGGAAAATGTCCGGTTGCATGGCAAGGCCAATTTAAGCGAGGAGACCATAGTCATCCAACTATTATGCTTGAAGCCGTTGCCTCGTATGATAATTGGATATGGCATGCTTATTTTGGGGTTGCTGGGTCAAACAATGACATAAATGTGTTAAATACCAGTCCTTTGTTCGAATCGAGGCTTAATGATAATTTCCCAGACATCCCTTATGTTATTAATGGTGTGGAGTACAAAAGGGGTTATTATTTAGCGGATGAGATTTACCCTCAATGGGCATCGTTTGTTAAAGCGTATTCGAGTGTAGCTGATCCCAAGAGTAAATACTTTTCACGCAAACAATCTAAG GCTATTCAAAGAATTATGTATGCGTGTATCATAATGCATAACATGATAGTTGAAGATAATAGGTTCAACATTTCTGAGAATAATTGGGTGTATGAACCGGTTCAAAGCATGCAAAATACTTGGTACGATAGATGTGAAGAGTATAAAGCCAGGACGAAGGAATTACACGATCGGGAGGTGCATGAACATTTACGAGACGATTTAGTCGAACATGTTTGGGCTATTCGAGCTCAAGAGGAGGAAGAGGAGGCGGAGGATGAGGGGGAAGAGTGA